Sequence from the Melanotaenia boesemani isolate fMelBoe1 chromosome 21, fMelBoe1.pri, whole genome shotgun sequence genome:
CCACGGGTGTCCCCCCATCCTGTGACCCAGCAGTAGTGACCCGGTTTGAGGCTGGTCTGCTTGCGCGGCAGGCAGGCGTAGCGAATGAACTTTGAAGGGAGGATATCTGTGCCAGCCTTCACCAGGGCGATGTCATAGTCCAGCTCGCTGTGAGTGGGATAACGGAAGTTCTCATGGCGGTAGATCCTCTTGACGGGGAAAATCCTCTCTGCCGTCTCAGAGCGCTTCAGCTGATGCTTCCCCAGGACGATcctccagctcccagcatcCTCAGCTTTACCcctggaaaataataaaagcaacaGTCATGgcttgttttatctttaatttttccAAACATCAAACTATGTCTAtgtgacacttttttttcttacttctgGAAGCAGTGAGCTGCAGTAAGGACCCAGTTCTGATGGATGAGAGTTCCTCCACAGACATGAATGTAATGTTTACTTCCTCTGGGACGGACCTGTGAGAAACATTTCCTCAGCGATGAAGTATGTGAGATTATTTTATTGGGCAAGTCAGAGGTGGTAACTTAAATTATTCTTACATCTCTCCTGCCTGCATTTCCACTTGTACGTTCAGTTTTTTAACAGCACACCCATGGTACTTCCAGCAGCCTCTCTAAGCCAGTTTGATTACGAAACACTGGCCATTATGATACTTACTATTAAAACTCATCCTGAGCCACATTACTGACAGCTGACGGATGACAGTATGgcaatcaaatttaaaaactgtCAATGCAGAGTTTGTCCACTAGAGAACGCCGATAAGTCAACTCCACACCATGTTGATCTGCTCTCATGAATAGTCAGTTTGTGGTTGTGTATGCTTTATTATTACCTCCGCCAAGGCCTCCTCCAGAGGTCATGTGTTCAGCGGcattggtctgtctgtctgtccgtctgttaGCAACGTAACTCAataagttatggacagattttgatggAATTTAcaaaaaatctcagaaatgcAATAAGGAACAACTAGTCATATTTTGGGGGTTAACTAAATCACCGCCCGGATCCAggtattttttaaaggattctttactatcgCGAGATAAGGATCATTTTGTCATTGCAGCCTCTAACTCAAAATTAATGCACACAATCATTggcaataaacaaacaaacaaacaatcaaacaaataaataaataaataaaggctgaGGTTGTGTTAAGGTTTGAGTTAGGTTCTCTAAATTGAACAGAAGTCCATCCAGCATCCTCTTAAGGATCTGTGAAAATctgtgtattttctttgtttttctagtgTTGATCAGGATCTGTTTTGGTAAATGTTTTGTCAGAGACCTGAGGAAGGGTACCACCCAGTTTGAAGTCTTCTAAAAAGCTGCTGATTGCAGGCTTGTGATACATTTAGGATACATGTGTAAAGTTCTCTGTCTCTGGgcactgcattttcttttattttttatttatttttttattttttttttttttaactagtaCATTTGTTTATGACatatttgaatttaaaaatgttggaaGGTATACCATCAGACTTTTCTCTCAAATGTTTATACCTGATTACTTTAgctgttattaaaataaaacaaaattgcTATATTGCACACATGCTTTCTAACATATAAAAGCAATGATAGCTTCTGAAGGCTTAAAAGCATAAATGCATATTTGCTAATCAGAATATCTGTCCGTGTGGCTGTCTGAAACTTATATGAGATTCAAACTATAATATCTATCTAAAACGTACATGTTGCCAAAATAAAAGGGAAATATTGCTGCAAAAATGTGGAAACTGTTAATAAAATGAGGTCTGTTTAATTAGATGTATAATTTGGTCAACTTAACACCAGTTGAGGCTAAATATCTTTGATTATTTGAACATTTGAGGCAAAACAAGTAATTTTAAATCATACAGCTGTATGACATTCATGCACTaaatgagaaaaacacaaaaattggTACAGCCAATGTTTAAATATGCCCCTTTATCCTAGAAATACTGAACCTTCTCAGTGTAACTTACCTGCAAAGAGACCTGCCAGGGCCAGGAATGAGGTCTGGCTTCATTCCCAGACACAATCCTCTCAGCCATGTTAGGTTTGAAGTGGGGCATACCACAATCCTTGGGCCAGTCTAGGATAAACACCACATTTTAATACAAAGTGTACACGTttccatgagaaaaaaaaaagtatttttaaagctTATTGTAAATATGTTTGGAAGTGAATACTTGCCCTCACCTAGATGGAGGACTTTGTGCTGTGGCTGTTGTCCAGGTGTCAGTGTGTATGCAGCTGCAGGCTGGGGTGCCTTGCTCAACAGCAGCGGCAGCAACAGAGACAGAAGCAGAGGAGGTCCCAGCACAGTCATCGTTTTCCACAGAATCACCAGCCTGCACGCATCCCACGCTATTTATACCAGGCAGTAAGCATACACTGATGTACATACACAGGTACACGTACAGTACACACACCAACTCAACTGCACACCTCCAGGGACAAAGAGCTGTGCTCAACAAAGGCAGAGCGCTGGATAGTTCTCCTGTAGCTTTGAGTTTCCACTGCAGCTGAGAAAAAGGGGATTCTGGGGAGTCCCATCagcactttcacacacacatagtatGCTCACCGACATGCATGCAAGACAAAGGGAATACTGTACACAAACATCACATCATGTCACATGATTTATGGTAGTGACACAGTGACCTGACGATAACCTTTATATCTGGTATCCAAAATCTCCAATCAGAGTTCATCCTGTGTAAACATGGTACAATTTAACTACTACATTTGAAGATTTATTCATATCTGATAAGAGCAAAAGCTAAGAACTGAATGCTTTCATTTAGTGCAAGACCATTATGTAATCTATTCACGCCACCTCAGAGATCATCAAAAACATCCAAGTGAAGTCTTAATATTGGCTGGACTGgttgatttttatattatataggTTTTTCTTTCACTCCCAGCCTGAGAGATGCATTTGTTTCAAATGAAGTGTACCAACCCAGCAAATTCATTGGCTTAAGGGCCAAAAACTCAACTTCTTCCATTTGAAATTGGCTCCCTAAAGTGAGTTAGTTCCGTTAAAATGCCCAACTTtacaatagaaagaaaaaaaacgtaTAGCTTGTTACAGAAAGTAGTTTTTCTCAATGTAAAACTGGCAAATGCAACATAAAGACACAGTGTTCTGTGATCTTTCAGTGCAGTCTCTGTATTAATTGAgatttttccacaaaaaaaccaaacaataaaacaaaacaccaacTCTAAAACACCCTTAAAAATACCTGCAAGATGACAATGACCGCTGCCGTTGGACCAGATGCAGATGTGCGTGTTGTATAACATTTAACCTaacatcaataaaacatttaatcataGGGAGCTCACGAATACATCTAAAAGTGTATTCAAATAACAGCAGCACTATTATGCCTTATTGTTGCATGTTGTTGATATGTAGTAGAGCTGTTGGTCCCAATTTAAAGTtcttaaagtgtttattttctcattttttgtaaatgaaatcCTGTTGTCCTTCCACTTCCAGCTTGTTATTAATCCTATAAGACcaacaaaaagggaaaatactgtaacacaacaaacaaacatctgtaaaaatatcaaaacaacaacacagtagaAGCCACTAGTGAGCTGAGCTTTTTTTCCTGTGGTGAATGAAAGAGAATGTGCCCGCTCATCTGAATGGCAGTGCTTGAATGGTCAAACCTCATCACCCTGGTTCACTAAGTTTACCTACAACTCAaacttgtgtgtatgtttttctgCAGTGAAAAAGTTGAATGAGTGTGGCTCAGTCTTAAACCACAAACTCAAATGGGATCATGTGCGGCTACATCCACAAAAGACAAaaccaatttaaataaaaaaaatatatcaaggCAGATTAATTtcaagaaatgtgtgtgttcacacaAAACGACTGAATACATTACATGCCAGACCTATACGTGGGCTCCTAATGCTGCTTATGGAAACACCAAAACAGAGATGAAGGCATGGAGCATGTGCAAAACctt
This genomic interval carries:
- the zgc:112285 gene encoding elastase-1, which produces MTVLGPPLLLSLLLPLLLSKAPQPAAAYTLTPGQQPQHKVLHLDWPKDCGMPHFKPNMAERIVSGNEARPHSWPWQVSLQVRPRGSKHYIHVCGGTLIHQNWVLTAAHCFQKGKAEDAGSWRIVLGKHQLKRSETAERIFPVKRIYRHENFRYPTHSELDYDIALVKAGTDILPSKFIRYACLPRKQTSLKPGHYCWVTGWGDTRGGKENVSLAEALNQARLPIIDFKTCRQKKFWGDRVRDSMICAGLRDTEDPPAACQGDSGGPLLCQLGQDRWEVHGVVSFGPIGCTVENKPSVFTRTAAYIPWIEATRIRDFFLH